Proteins co-encoded in one Arachis stenosperma cultivar V10309 chromosome 7, arast.V10309.gnm1.PFL2, whole genome shotgun sequence genomic window:
- the LOC130940246 gene encoding alcohol dehydrogenase-like 7 isoform X1 produces the protein MEEKAARTIEGQPIRCKAAVGREPGEPLIIEEIIVAPPMAREARIKVICSSLCYSDVTFWKMKDPPAIWPRIFGHEAIGIVESVGEDVTEVTKGDMVVPIFLPDCGECVDCKSEKSNLCSKFPFKVSPWMPRYDSSRFTDLNGHIIHHFLFVSSFTEYTVVDIANLTKIHPLVPPNKACLLSCGVSTGVGAAWKAAKVEPGSSVAIFGLGSIGLAVAEGARLCGATKIIGVDVNPDKFEIGKKFGVTDFIQAGGDKSVSQVIKEMTSGGADYCFECVGRASLVLEAYASCRKGWGKTVVLGVDKPGSCLSLNSSEVLCDGKSLIGALFGGLKPKSHVPILLKRYMDKELNLDEFITHEVDFKDINKAFDLLLKGECLRCVIWMDK, from the exons ATGGAAGAGAAAGCAGCAAGAACAATTGAAGGTCAACCCATAAGATGTAAAG CGGCGGTTGGAAGAGAACCAGGGGAGCCATTGATTATTGAAGAGATTATTGTGGCGCCTCCAATGGCACGTGAAGCAAGGATTAAAGTTATATGCTCTTCTCTTTGTTACAGCGATGTCACTTTTTGGAAGATGAAG GACCCCCCTGCAATTTGGCCAAGAATTTTCGGTCATGAGGCAATTGG gATTGTGGAGAGTGTAGGAGAGGATGTGACTGAAGTTACCAAAGGAGACATGGTTGTTCCAATTTTCTTGCCAGATTGTGGAGAGTGTGTGGATTGCAAATCAGAAAAGAGCAACCTGTGTTCAAAATTCCCCTTCAAAGTATCTCCATGGATGCCAAGATATGATAGTAGCAGATTCACTGATCTCAATGGACACATCATACACCATTTCCTTTTTGTTTCAAGTTTTACTGAGTACACTGTCGTTGACATTGCCAATCTAACCAAGATTCATCCACTTGTTCCTCCAAACAAGGCATGCCTCCTCAGTTGCGGCGTATCGACCG ggGTAGGAGCTGCTTGGAAAGCAGCAAAAGTGGAACCAGGATCAAGTGTAGCTATTTTTGGACTAGGAAGCATTGGATTAGCA GTTGCTGAAGGAGCTAGACTTTGTGGAGCAACTAAGATTATAGGTGTAGATGTCAACCCAGATAAGTTTGAAATTG GAAAAAAGTTTGGAGTCACTGACTTTATTCAAGCTGGAGGAGACAAATCTGTGAGCCAG GTTATTAAAGAGATGACTAGTGGAGGTGCAGACTATTGCTTTGAATGTGTTGGAAGGGCATCATTGGTCCTTGAAGCATATGCTTCTTGTAGAAAG GGTTGGGGTAAAACAGTTGTTTTAGGAGTGGACAAGCCAGGATCTTGTTTGAGCCTGAACTCTAGTGAAGTCCTTTGTGATGGGAAGAGTCTCATTGGAGCCTTGTTTGGAGGACTCAAACCCAAATCTCATGTCCCTATTCTCCTTAAGCGCTACATGGACAAG GAACTGAATTTGGATGAGTTTATAACACATGAAGTGGACTTTAAGGACATCAATAAAGCTTTCGATTTGCTGCTTAAAGGGGAGTGTCTCCGATGTGTGATTTGGATGGATAAATAA
- the LOC130940246 gene encoding alcohol dehydrogenase-like 7 isoform X2 — MEEKAARTIEGQPIRCKAAVGREPGEPLIIEEIIVAPPMAREARIKVICSSLCYSDVTFWKMKDPPAIWPRIFGHEAIGIVESVGEDVTEVTKGDMVVPIFLPDCGECVDCKSEKSNLCSKFPFKVSPWMPRYDSSRFTDLNGHIIHHFLFVSSFTEYTVVDIANLTKIHPLVPPNKACLLSCGVSTGVGAAWKAAKVEPGSSVAIFGLGSIGLAVAEGARLCGATKIIGVDVNPDKFEIGKKFGVTDFIQAGGDKSVSQVIKEMTSGGADYCFECVGRASLVLEAYASCRKGWGKTVVLGVDKPGSCLSLNSSEVLCDGKSLIGALFGGLKPKSHVPILLKRYMDKEPDWVLFLRGLVFLSR, encoded by the exons ATGGAAGAGAAAGCAGCAAGAACAATTGAAGGTCAACCCATAAGATGTAAAG CGGCGGTTGGAAGAGAACCAGGGGAGCCATTGATTATTGAAGAGATTATTGTGGCGCCTCCAATGGCACGTGAAGCAAGGATTAAAGTTATATGCTCTTCTCTTTGTTACAGCGATGTCACTTTTTGGAAGATGAAG GACCCCCCTGCAATTTGGCCAAGAATTTTCGGTCATGAGGCAATTGG gATTGTGGAGAGTGTAGGAGAGGATGTGACTGAAGTTACCAAAGGAGACATGGTTGTTCCAATTTTCTTGCCAGATTGTGGAGAGTGTGTGGATTGCAAATCAGAAAAGAGCAACCTGTGTTCAAAATTCCCCTTCAAAGTATCTCCATGGATGCCAAGATATGATAGTAGCAGATTCACTGATCTCAATGGACACATCATACACCATTTCCTTTTTGTTTCAAGTTTTACTGAGTACACTGTCGTTGACATTGCCAATCTAACCAAGATTCATCCACTTGTTCCTCCAAACAAGGCATGCCTCCTCAGTTGCGGCGTATCGACCG ggGTAGGAGCTGCTTGGAAAGCAGCAAAAGTGGAACCAGGATCAAGTGTAGCTATTTTTGGACTAGGAAGCATTGGATTAGCA GTTGCTGAAGGAGCTAGACTTTGTGGAGCAACTAAGATTATAGGTGTAGATGTCAACCCAGATAAGTTTGAAATTG GAAAAAAGTTTGGAGTCACTGACTTTATTCAAGCTGGAGGAGACAAATCTGTGAGCCAG GTTATTAAAGAGATGACTAGTGGAGGTGCAGACTATTGCTTTGAATGTGTTGGAAGGGCATCATTGGTCCTTGAAGCATATGCTTCTTGTAGAAAG GGTTGGGGTAAAACAGTTGTTTTAGGAGTGGACAAGCCAGGATCTTGTTTGAGCCTGAACTCTAGTGAAGTCCTTTGTGATGGGAAGAGTCTCATTGGAGCCTTGTTTGGAGGACTCAAACCCAAATCTCATGTCCCTATTCTCCTTAAGCGCTACATGGACAAG gAGCCGGATTGGGTGCTTTTTTTGAGGGGCCTCGTTTTCCTTTCGAGATAA
- the LOC130940246 gene encoding alcohol dehydrogenase-like 7 isoform X3, with product MEEKAARTIEGQPIRCKAAVGREPGEPLIIEEIIVAPPMAREARIKVICSSLCYSDVTFWKMKDPPAIWPRIFGHEAIGIVESVGEDVTEVTKGDMVVPIFLPDCGECVDCKSEKSNLCSKFPFKVSPWMPRYDSSRFTDLNGHIIHHFLFVSSFTEYTVVDIANLTKIHPLVPPNKACLLSCGVSTGVGAAWKAAKVEPGSSVAIFGLGSIGLAVAEGARLCGATKIIGVDVNPDKFEIGKKFGVTDFIQAGGDKSVSQVIKEMTSGGADYCFECVGRASLVLEAYASCRKF from the exons ATGGAAGAGAAAGCAGCAAGAACAATTGAAGGTCAACCCATAAGATGTAAAG CGGCGGTTGGAAGAGAACCAGGGGAGCCATTGATTATTGAAGAGATTATTGTGGCGCCTCCAATGGCACGTGAAGCAAGGATTAAAGTTATATGCTCTTCTCTTTGTTACAGCGATGTCACTTTTTGGAAGATGAAG GACCCCCCTGCAATTTGGCCAAGAATTTTCGGTCATGAGGCAATTGG gATTGTGGAGAGTGTAGGAGAGGATGTGACTGAAGTTACCAAAGGAGACATGGTTGTTCCAATTTTCTTGCCAGATTGTGGAGAGTGTGTGGATTGCAAATCAGAAAAGAGCAACCTGTGTTCAAAATTCCCCTTCAAAGTATCTCCATGGATGCCAAGATATGATAGTAGCAGATTCACTGATCTCAATGGACACATCATACACCATTTCCTTTTTGTTTCAAGTTTTACTGAGTACACTGTCGTTGACATTGCCAATCTAACCAAGATTCATCCACTTGTTCCTCCAAACAAGGCATGCCTCCTCAGTTGCGGCGTATCGACCG ggGTAGGAGCTGCTTGGAAAGCAGCAAAAGTGGAACCAGGATCAAGTGTAGCTATTTTTGGACTAGGAAGCATTGGATTAGCA GTTGCTGAAGGAGCTAGACTTTGTGGAGCAACTAAGATTATAGGTGTAGATGTCAACCCAGATAAGTTTGAAATTG GAAAAAAGTTTGGAGTCACTGACTTTATTCAAGCTGGAGGAGACAAATCTGTGAGCCAG GTTATTAAAGAGATGACTAGTGGAGGTGCAGACTATTGCTTTGAATGTGTTGGAAGGGCATCATTGGTCCTTGAAGCATATGCTTCTTGTAGAAAG TTTTGA
- the LOC130940723 gene encoding uncharacterized protein LOC130940723 isoform X2: MRGSLGSLSSHGTLYKEVTSFPSDVVTWTGKISTQACEPHKKNLFLQRLYEEEENLIVTNDTSGSSNGSQSEYQDKDIVESLENGVQFWTDYSKVHYHPQNLYELSGVWMDAEDFNNYGIGKNSFSWDLQGEEISDRLRFFVEECDHIQGFQFVVDDSGGFSAVAEEFLENIVDEYTNTPVLLYAVQGHRACTSLQSKKRTVLEDLHDAVSFSRLSSYSKLIVPLGMPSLSKGKVSKFLHIEDEKHYHSSAVYAAALHSISLPFRMFPIGPTTPASSVSGAVDLHGVIQMLSGQGRQNMVSILDVAIPAPALFGGQNEQSLLENLHPLTPQIAEDVEDMQGVECLTVHGAYASGSHRASVSQVKDAVDAAFQCAETNPMFYHLSVALCPLPIPLSFPSIFGSQVGQHGELMGGPITNASSKGSLDVYSIPMAARLRSSNAILPFVESRLRNLHRFGIDRGAAGAQLLRGWGFGREDLEEMEEMLSKMVATLCPPQLSSDSD, translated from the exons ATGAGAG GTTCACTTGGATCTTTGAGCTCACATGGTACATTATATAAGGAGGTTACCTCCTTTCCATCAGATGTTGTTACTTG GACAGGTAAGATTTCCACCCAGGCCTGTGAACCTCATAAGAAAAATTTGTTCCTACAAAGACTGTATGAGGAAGAGGAAAATTTGATTGTGACTAATGACACTAGTGGTTCAAGCAATGGTTCTCAAAGTGAGTATCAGGATAAGGATATAGTTGAAAGTCTAGAAAATGGTGTACAGTTTTGGACGGACTACTCAAAAGTACATTATCATCCCCAGAATCTCTATGAATTAagtggggtttggatggatgcTGAGGACTTCAACAATTACGGAATTGGAAAGAATTCCTTTTCTTGGGATTTGCAAGGGGAAGAAATTAGTGACAGGCTACGATTTTTTGTTGAAGAGTGTGATCATATACAG GGCTTTCAATTTGTAGTTGACGACTCTGGAGGATTCTCTGCTGTGGCCGAAGAGTTTCTAGAGAATATTGTAGATGAATATACAAATACTCCTGTTTTGCTGTATGCTGTCCAAGGCCATCGTGCATGCACAAGTCTTCAGAGCAAGAAGCGTACAGTCTTGGAGGATCTTCACGATGCTGTATCATTTTCAAGACTCTCATCCTACTCTAAACTTATTGTCCCTCTTGGTATGCCCTCCTTGAGTAAAG GCAAAGTTTCCAAATTCCTCCACATTGAAGATGAGAAACATTACCACTCAAGTGCAGTTTATGCTGCTGCACTACACTCCATTAGTCTTCCTTTTAGAATGTTCCCAATTGGACCTACTACACCTGCATCTTCTGTCTCTGGGGCTGTTGATCTTCATGGAGTCATACAAATGTTATCAGGACAAGGGAGGCAGAATATGGTGTCAATTCTAGATGTTGCGATACCAGCGCCTGCTTTATTTG GGGGACAGAACGAACAATCTTTATTAGAAAATTTGCATCCATTGACCCCTCAAATAGCAGAGGATGTTGAAGATATGCAGGGAGTTGAATGCTTGACAGTCCATGGAGCTTATGCATCAG GTAGCCATCGTGCATCGGTTTCCCAAGTAAAGGATGCAGTTGATGCTGCTTTTCAATGTGCCGAAACAAATCCAATGTTCTACCATTTATCTGTTGCTCTTTGTCCGCTTCCCATTCCATTGTCTTTTCCATCGATATTTGGAAGCCAAGTTGGCCAGCATGGTGAGTTGATGGGCGGTCCGATAACTAATGCTTCATCAAAAGGATCCCTGGATGTCTATTCCATTCCAATGGCGGCCAGATTACGCTCCAGCAATGCTATCCTACCATTTGTTGAGAGTAGATTGCGAAACCTTCACCGATTCGGAATTGATCGGGGAGCTGCTGGGGCACAATTACTTAGGGGTTGGGGCTTTGGAAGGGAAGATTTGGAAGAAATGGAAGAAATGTTGTCTAAAATGGTTGCAACATTGTGTCCTCCCCAACTGTCATCCGATTCGGACTAG
- the LOC130940723 gene encoding uncharacterized protein LOC130940723 isoform X1: MKELVTIQVGDFANYVGSHFWNFQDELLGLAGDPNADSFFKNHDLNMDVLYRTGVTQQGILTYTPRLLSINMRGSLGSLSSHGTLYKEVTSFPSDVVTWTGKISTQACEPHKKNLFLQRLYEEEENLIVTNDTSGSSNGSQSEYQDKDIVESLENGVQFWTDYSKVHYHPQNLYELSGVWMDAEDFNNYGIGKNSFSWDLQGEEISDRLRFFVEECDHIQGFQFVVDDSGGFSAVAEEFLENIVDEYTNTPVLLYAVQGHRACTSLQSKKRTVLEDLHDAVSFSRLSSYSKLIVPLGMPSLSKGKVSKFLHIEDEKHYHSSAVYAAALHSISLPFRMFPIGPTTPASSVSGAVDLHGVIQMLSGQGRQNMVSILDVAIPAPALFGGQNEQSLLENLHPLTPQIAEDVEDMQGVECLTVHGAYASGSHRASVSQVKDAVDAAFQCAETNPMFYHLSVALCPLPIPLSFPSIFGSQVGQHGELMGGPITNASSKGSLDVYSIPMAARLRSSNAILPFVESRLRNLHRFGIDRGAAGAQLLRGWGFGREDLEEMEEMLSKMVATLCPPQLSSDSD, translated from the exons ATGAAAGAACTTGTAACTATCCAAGTCGGCGATTTTGCCAATTACGTTGGCTCTCACTTTTGGAACTTTCAG GATGAGCTTCTTGGGCTGGCTGGAGACCCTAATGCTGATTCATTCTTCAAGAATCATGATCTTAACATGGATGTGCTTTATCGTACTGGTGTGACGCAACAG GGCATTCTTACATACACTCCTCGCCTACTTTCAATAAACATGAGAG GTTCACTTGGATCTTTGAGCTCACATGGTACATTATATAAGGAGGTTACCTCCTTTCCATCAGATGTTGTTACTTG GACAGGTAAGATTTCCACCCAGGCCTGTGAACCTCATAAGAAAAATTTGTTCCTACAAAGACTGTATGAGGAAGAGGAAAATTTGATTGTGACTAATGACACTAGTGGTTCAAGCAATGGTTCTCAAAGTGAGTATCAGGATAAGGATATAGTTGAAAGTCTAGAAAATGGTGTACAGTTTTGGACGGACTACTCAAAAGTACATTATCATCCCCAGAATCTCTATGAATTAagtggggtttggatggatgcTGAGGACTTCAACAATTACGGAATTGGAAAGAATTCCTTTTCTTGGGATTTGCAAGGGGAAGAAATTAGTGACAGGCTACGATTTTTTGTTGAAGAGTGTGATCATATACAG GGCTTTCAATTTGTAGTTGACGACTCTGGAGGATTCTCTGCTGTGGCCGAAGAGTTTCTAGAGAATATTGTAGATGAATATACAAATACTCCTGTTTTGCTGTATGCTGTCCAAGGCCATCGTGCATGCACAAGTCTTCAGAGCAAGAAGCGTACAGTCTTGGAGGATCTTCACGATGCTGTATCATTTTCAAGACTCTCATCCTACTCTAAACTTATTGTCCCTCTTGGTATGCCCTCCTTGAGTAAAG GCAAAGTTTCCAAATTCCTCCACATTGAAGATGAGAAACATTACCACTCAAGTGCAGTTTATGCTGCTGCACTACACTCCATTAGTCTTCCTTTTAGAATGTTCCCAATTGGACCTACTACACCTGCATCTTCTGTCTCTGGGGCTGTTGATCTTCATGGAGTCATACAAATGTTATCAGGACAAGGGAGGCAGAATATGGTGTCAATTCTAGATGTTGCGATACCAGCGCCTGCTTTATTTG GGGGACAGAACGAACAATCTTTATTAGAAAATTTGCATCCATTGACCCCTCAAATAGCAGAGGATGTTGAAGATATGCAGGGAGTTGAATGCTTGACAGTCCATGGAGCTTATGCATCAG GTAGCCATCGTGCATCGGTTTCCCAAGTAAAGGATGCAGTTGATGCTGCTTTTCAATGTGCCGAAACAAATCCAATGTTCTACCATTTATCTGTTGCTCTTTGTCCGCTTCCCATTCCATTGTCTTTTCCATCGATATTTGGAAGCCAAGTTGGCCAGCATGGTGAGTTGATGGGCGGTCCGATAACTAATGCTTCATCAAAAGGATCCCTGGATGTCTATTCCATTCCAATGGCGGCCAGATTACGCTCCAGCAATGCTATCCTACCATTTGTTGAGAGTAGATTGCGAAACCTTCACCGATTCGGAATTGATCGGGGAGCTGCTGGGGCACAATTACTTAGGGGTTGGGGCTTTGGAAGGGAAGATTTGGAAGAAATGGAAGAAATGTTGTCTAAAATGGTTGCAACATTGTGTCCTCCCCAACTGTCATCCGATTCGGACTAG
- the LOC130940723 gene encoding uncharacterized protein LOC130940723 isoform X3, protein MVHYIRRLPPFHQMLLLGKISTQACEPHKKNLFLQRLYEEEENLIVTNDTSGSSNGSQSEYQDKDIVESLENGVQFWTDYSKVHYHPQNLYELSGVWMDAEDFNNYGIGKNSFSWDLQGEEISDRLRFFVEECDHIQGFQFVVDDSGGFSAVAEEFLENIVDEYTNTPVLLYAVQGHRACTSLQSKKRTVLEDLHDAVSFSRLSSYSKLIVPLGMPSLSKGKVSKFLHIEDEKHYHSSAVYAAALHSISLPFRMFPIGPTTPASSVSGAVDLHGVIQMLSGQGRQNMVSILDVAIPAPALFGGQNEQSLLENLHPLTPQIAEDVEDMQGVECLTVHGAYASGSHRASVSQVKDAVDAAFQCAETNPMFYHLSVALCPLPIPLSFPSIFGSQVGQHGELMGGPITNASSKGSLDVYSIPMAARLRSSNAILPFVESRLRNLHRFGIDRGAAGAQLLRGWGFGREDLEEMEEMLSKMVATLCPPQLSSDSD, encoded by the exons ATGGTACATTATATAAGGAGGTTACCTCCTTTCCATCAGATGTTGTTACTTG GTAAGATTTCCACCCAGGCCTGTGAACCTCATAAGAAAAATTTGTTCCTACAAAGACTGTATGAGGAAGAGGAAAATTTGATTGTGACTAATGACACTAGTGGTTCAAGCAATGGTTCTCAAAGTGAGTATCAGGATAAGGATATAGTTGAAAGTCTAGAAAATGGTGTACAGTTTTGGACGGACTACTCAAAAGTACATTATCATCCCCAGAATCTCTATGAATTAagtggggtttggatggatgcTGAGGACTTCAACAATTACGGAATTGGAAAGAATTCCTTTTCTTGGGATTTGCAAGGGGAAGAAATTAGTGACAGGCTACGATTTTTTGTTGAAGAGTGTGATCATATACAG GGCTTTCAATTTGTAGTTGACGACTCTGGAGGATTCTCTGCTGTGGCCGAAGAGTTTCTAGAGAATATTGTAGATGAATATACAAATACTCCTGTTTTGCTGTATGCTGTCCAAGGCCATCGTGCATGCACAAGTCTTCAGAGCAAGAAGCGTACAGTCTTGGAGGATCTTCACGATGCTGTATCATTTTCAAGACTCTCATCCTACTCTAAACTTATTGTCCCTCTTGGTATGCCCTCCTTGAGTAAAG GCAAAGTTTCCAAATTCCTCCACATTGAAGATGAGAAACATTACCACTCAAGTGCAGTTTATGCTGCTGCACTACACTCCATTAGTCTTCCTTTTAGAATGTTCCCAATTGGACCTACTACACCTGCATCTTCTGTCTCTGGGGCTGTTGATCTTCATGGAGTCATACAAATGTTATCAGGACAAGGGAGGCAGAATATGGTGTCAATTCTAGATGTTGCGATACCAGCGCCTGCTTTATTTG GGGGACAGAACGAACAATCTTTATTAGAAAATTTGCATCCATTGACCCCTCAAATAGCAGAGGATGTTGAAGATATGCAGGGAGTTGAATGCTTGACAGTCCATGGAGCTTATGCATCAG GTAGCCATCGTGCATCGGTTTCCCAAGTAAAGGATGCAGTTGATGCTGCTTTTCAATGTGCCGAAACAAATCCAATGTTCTACCATTTATCTGTTGCTCTTTGTCCGCTTCCCATTCCATTGTCTTTTCCATCGATATTTGGAAGCCAAGTTGGCCAGCATGGTGAGTTGATGGGCGGTCCGATAACTAATGCTTCATCAAAAGGATCCCTGGATGTCTATTCCATTCCAATGGCGGCCAGATTACGCTCCAGCAATGCTATCCTACCATTTGTTGAGAGTAGATTGCGAAACCTTCACCGATTCGGAATTGATCGGGGAGCTGCTGGGGCACAATTACTTAGGGGTTGGGGCTTTGGAAGGGAAGATTTGGAAGAAATGGAAGAAATGTTGTCTAAAATGGTTGCAACATTGTGTCCTCCCCAACTGTCATCCGATTCGGACTAG
- the LOC130940725 gene encoding alcohol dehydrogenase-like 7 produces the protein MENKVARTSEAQPIRCKAAVSRKQGEALSIEEIIVAPPMACEARIKVICTTLCHVDLTFWNTKDPASIWPRILGHEAIGVVESIGEDVTEVSKGDVVMTIFLPDCGECVDCKSEKSNLCSKFPFKVSPWMPRYDSSRFTDLNGHIIHHFLSVSSFTEYTVVDIANLTKIHPLVPPNKACLLSCGISAGLGAAWRLANVEPGSTVAIFGLGSIGLAVAEGARFCGATRIIGVDVKPEKFEIAKKFGVTDFVNAGECGDKSLSQIIIDMTGGGADYCFECVGLTSSVHEAYASCRKGWGKTIVLGVDKPESQLSLNTREILFNGKSLIGCLFGGLKPKSHVPVLLKRYMDKELKLDEFVTHELKFKDINKAFDLLMKGECLRCVVWMDK, from the exons ATGGAAAACAAAGTAGCAAGAACAAGTGAAGCTCAACCCATAAGATGTAAAG CTGCCGTTAGTCGCAAACAAGGTGAGGCATTGAGCATTGAAGAGATCATTGTGGCACCACCAATGGCTTGTGAAGCAAGGATTAAAGTTATATGCACCACTCTTTGTCACGTTGATCTCACTTTTTGGAACACTAAG GACCCTGCTTCAATTTGGCCAAGAATTCTGGGTCATGAGGCAATTGG GGTTGTGGAAAGCATAGGAGAGGATGTGACTGAAGTTTCAAAAGGAGATGTAGTTATGACAATTTTCTTGCCAGATTGTGGAGAGTGTGTGGATTGCAAATCAGAAAAGAGCAACCTGTGTTCAAAATTCCCATTCAAAGTATCTCCATGGATGCCAAGATATGATAGTAGCAGATTCACTGATCTCAATGGACACATCATACACCATTTCCTTTCTGTTTCAAGTTTTACTGAGTACACTGTCGTTGACATTGCCAATCTAACCAAGATTCATCCACTTGTTCCTCCAAACAAGGCATGCCTCCTTAGTTGTGGTATCTCGGCCG GGCTAGGTGCTGCTTGGAGATTAGCAAATGTAGAGCCAGGTTCAACTGTTGCTATTTTTGGGTTGGGAAGCATTGGATTAGCA GTTGCTGAAGGAGCTAGATTTTGTGGAGCAACTAGGATTATTGGTGTGGATGTTAAGccagaaaaatttgaaattg CAAAAAAGTTTGGAGTTACTGATTTTGTTAATGCTGGTGAATGTGGAGACAAATCTCTGAGCCAG ATAATTATAGATATGACTGGTGGTGGAGCAGATTACTGCTTTGAATGTGTTGGTTTAACATCATCAGTTCATGAAGCATATGCTTCTTGTAGAAag GGTTGGGGAAAAACAATTGTTTTAGGAGTGGACAAGCCAGAATCCCAGTTGAGTCTTAACACTAGAGAGATCCTCTTCAATGGGAAGAGCCTAATTGGATGCTTATTTGGAGGACTCAAACCCAAATCTCATGTCCCTGTTCTCCTTAAACGTTACATGGACAAG GAACTAAAGTTGGATGAATTTGTCACTCATGAGTTGAAATTCAAAGACATCAACAAAGCTTTTGATTTACTGATGAAAGGAGAGTGTCTCAGATGTGTAGTTTGGATGGACAAATGA
- the LOC130940778 gene encoding geranylgeranyl diphosphate reductase, chloroplastic-like, giving the protein MAAKILTFSPFSLNTKTKSSKSKLHVNKLTIIASKSTHPSIAGRKLRAAVIGGGPAGSSAAEALAAGGVETFLFERNPPSAAKPCGGAIPLCMLDEFSIPLHLVDRHVTRMRIFSPSNIAVDFGKTLKSNEFIAMLRREVLDSFLRSRAASAGATVISALVTAVDLPPSPTAPYTIHYTVQNTYRRSLAVDVVIGADGANSRVAKSIGAGDYTCAIAFQERIRLPDEKMAHYENLAEMYVGNDVSPDFYGWVFPKCDHVAVGTGTVRSKQGIKLLQRGIRDRVRDKINGGKLIKVEAHPIPEHPRPMRVRGRVALVGDAAGYVTKCSGEGIYFAAKSGRVCGNAVVKASEGGLKMIDEHDLRREYLKIWDGEYTSMFRFLDLLQRVFYGSNAAKEALVELCGDEYVQRMTFESYLYKKLAKGRVLDDAKMVMNTIGSLVKCNILGRKMEGLIL; this is encoded by the coding sequence ATGGCGGCAAAAATTCTAACTTTTTCACCATTTTCACTGAACACAAAAACCAAAAGCTCAAAATCCAAATTGCATGTTAACAAACTCACCATTATAGCCTCCAAATCTACTCACCCGTCCATCGCCGGCAGGAAGCTCCGCGCGGCGGTGATCGGTGGCGGCCCAGCCGGATCCTCCGCCGCGGAGGCCCTGGCAGCTGGAGGCGTTGAGACATTTCTCTTCGAGCGCAACCCGCCGTCCGCGGCCAAACCCTGCGGCGGCGCAATCCCTCTCTGCATGCTCGACGAGTTCTCCATCCCTCTCCACCTGGTCGACCGCCACGTCACACGCATGCGCATCTTCTCTCCTTCCAACATCGCCGTCGATTTCGGCAAAACCCTAAAATCCAACGAGTTCATCGCCATGCTCCGCCGCGAGGTCCTCGACTCTTTCCTCCGTTCACGCGCCGCATCCGCCGGTGCCACTGTCATCTCCGCCCTCGTCACGGCCGTCGACCTACCTCCATCGCCGACCGCTCCCTACACCATACACTACACCGTACAGAACACCTACCGGCGGAGCCTTGCCGTCGACGTCGTGATCGGCGCCGACGGAGCAAACAGCCGCGTAGCAAAATCAATCGGCGCCGGCGACTACACCTGCGCAATCGCGTTCCAGGAGAGGATCAGATTACCGGACGAGAAAATGGCGCATTATGAAAATCTCGCCGAGATGTACGTAGGCAACGACGTATCTCCCGATTTCTACGGTTGGGTGTTTCCCAAATGTGACCACGTGGCAGTGGGCACTGGTACTGTGCGCTCGAAGCAGGGTATTAAGTTGCTCCAGAGAGGGATCAGGGATAGAGTCCGTGACAAGATCAACGGTGGAAAATTGATCAAGGTAGAGGCCCACCCTATTCCAGAGCACCCGCGTCCCATGAGAGTAAGAGGACGCGTGGCACTCGTTGGTGACGCAGCAGGCTACGTCACCAAGTGTTCCGGCGAAGGAATATACTTCGCCGCGAAATCGGGCCGAGTTTGCGGAAACGCCGTGGTTAAGGCATCAGAGGGGGGTCTTAAAATGATCGACGAACATGATCTAAGAAGGGAGTATCTGAAAATTTGGGATGGGGAATATACTAGTATGTTCCGGTTTTTGGATCTGTTGCAGAGGGTTTTCTACGGTAGTAACGCTGCTAAGGAGGCATTGGTGGAGCTTTGTGGGGATGAGTATGTTCAAAGAATGACTTTTGAGAGTTACTTGTATAAGAAGTTAGCTAAAGGGAGAGTTTTGGATGATGCTAAGATGGTTATGAACACTATTGGGAGTTTGGTGAAGTGTAACATTTTAGGGAGAAAAATGGAAGGTTTGATACTTTAG